In one Dreissena polymorpha isolate Duluth1 chromosome 7, UMN_Dpol_1.0, whole genome shotgun sequence genomic region, the following are encoded:
- the LOC127838614 gene encoding uncharacterized protein LOC127838614 isoform X1, with amino-acid sequence MTPEISKALHHTSIQELNCIGQFDVSSCSYVLPSLSQLTYLRIEDTSFLQDIALPETIQNIVLSKCECSSEWLCSLLISLSSLDHPVECDLWDVVLQLSEDIRGDEAHTHISDLRSQILSHDLSNIEILVKNGSKELFELLRDTSIGILKLRTANCASLASEILHTLNKLTKLYLWGTYTGRCDLRLPASLQCISLQEGECSSEWLCSLLISLSSLDHPVECELWDVVLQLSEDIRGDEAHTHISDLRSQILSHDLSNIEILMNNGSKELFELLRDTSIGILDLRTANCASLASEILHTLNKLTKLYLRGTYTGRCDLRLPASLQCISLVDVKCSSEWLCSLLITLSSLDHPVKCELWNVVLQLSEDIRGDEAHTHISDLRSQILSHDLSNIKILVKNGSRELFELLRDTSIGILKLRTADCASLASEIIHTLNKLTKLYLRGTYTGRCDLRLPASLQCISLQEGEWSSEWLCSLLITLSSLDHPVQCELWDVVLHLSEDIRGDKAHTHISDLRSQILSHDLSNVVIFVKNGGTELFELLRDTSIGSLIVTATDSCTLETIMRRKLSMLKKINLLGTYLTRFEYDVPESLESMYLQDGKCSLELLYSVLIKLAPIKHHVQLDVGDCFVISSNETCATSLNDCVMQLEYSPKVKADVNDSLNTNVSDLHTQMVSCDMSNIELRVLKFQKERFEMLRGTSIRSVQLQAFDDVSLTFLTQNTLPAFTEIRLQGTYLNDFNHTLPSTLQLIILQEGSCSSDWLYSLMLKLSTLNHAVRVFLDEYVVLQRREAIGKYPEPLMRGADLSSVKLEVLKDCPGLYETLPTMHITSLNITKIEHIDLLSQTLPRLSHLQQLRICLNKYDMEMKLPECIKYVFIIYKTLSPSSLQQYVNNLSTIKHSVQCKLLFRVEENDDEYMRIKQDFCELKSVNVQHFEIVNKKGTVRSAAALTLSATADDCDDEYDKHLLRREGEYVDTKPWINYCKIRLKILYTDTCGESSETRAF; translated from the exons ATGACACCGGAAATAAGTAAAGCACTACATCATACAAGCATACAGGAGCTGAACTGTATCGGACAATTTGACGTATCATCATGTTCCTATGTTCTGCCGTCCCTGTCTCAATTAACATATTTGAGAATAGAAGACACAAGCTTTTTGCAAGACATAGCTCTTCCTGaaacaatacaaaacattgtCTTGTCGAAATGTGAATGTTCATCTgaatggctgtgcagcttgttgatctcgctctcttcattagatcatcctgtcgagtgtgatctgtgggatgttgtattgcagttaagtgaagacatccgtggagacgaagcgcatacacatatatcggacttgcgatctcaaatactgtcacatgacctgtccaacattgagatattagtgaaaaatggcagtaaggaactgtttgaactattgCGTGATACTAGTATTGGGATCCTTAAACTGAGGACGGCtaattgtgcctcattagcatccgagattcttcacacgctgaatAAGCTTACTAAGCTTTATTTGTGGGGAACCTATACGGGTAGATGTGATCTGAGACTGCCTGCGTCATTGCAATGTATTAGTCTCCAGGAaggcgaatgttcatctgagtggctgtgcagcttgttgatctcgctctcttcattagatcatcctgtcgagtgtgagctgtgggatgttgtattgcagttaagtgaagacatccgtggagacgaagcgcatacacatatatcggacttgcgatctcaaatactgtcacatgac CTGTCCAACATTGAGATATTAATGAACAAcggcagtaaggaactgtttgaactattacgtgatacaagtattggGATCCTAGACCTGAGGACGGCtaattgtgcctcattagcatccgagattcttcacacgctgaatAAGCTAACTAAGCTTTATTTGCGGGGAACCTATACGGGTAGATGTGATCTGAGACTGCCTGCGTCATTGCAATGTATTAGTCTCGTGGATGTCAAATGTTCATCTgaatggctgtgcagcttgttgatcacgctctcttcattagatcatcctgtcaagtgtgagctgtggaatgttgttttgcagttaagtgaagacatccgtggagacgaagcgcatacacatatatcggacttgcgatctcaaatactgtcacatgacctgtCCAACATTAAGATATTAgtgaaaaatggcagtagggaactgtttgaactattacgtgatactaGTATTGGGATCCTTAAACTGAGGACGGCtgattgtgcctcattagcatccgagattaTTCACACGCTAAATAAGCTAACTAAGCTTTATTTGCGGGGAACCTATACTGGTCGGTGTGATCTGAGACTGCCTGCGTCATTGCAATGTATTAGTCTCCAGGAAGGCGAGTggtcatctgagtggctgtgcagcttgttgatcacgctctcttcattagatcatcctgtccagtgtgagctgtgggatgttgtattgcatttaagtgaagacatccgtggagacaaagcgcatacacatatatcggacttgcgatctcaaatactgtcacatgacctgtCCAATGTTGTGATATTCGTGAAAAATGGCGGTAcggaactgtttgaactattacgtgatacaagtatagggagTCTGATCGTTACGGCTACTGATAGTTGTACATTGGAAACAATTATGCGAAGAAAGTTGAGCATGTTAAAAAAGATTAATTTACTTGGAACTTATTTGACACGCTTTGAATATGATGTACCAGAATCCCTAGAGTCGATGTATTTGCAAGATGGGAAGTGCTCATTGGAATTGTTGTACAGTGTCTTAATCAAACTGGCTCCAATAAAACACCATGTGCAATTAGATGTGGGGGACTGCTTCGTGATATCGAGTAATGAAACCTGTGCAACTAGTTTAAACGATTGCGTAATGCAATTGGAATATTCACCAAAAGTTAAAGCTGATGTTAATGATAGTTTGAATACGAATGTGTCTGATTTACATACACAAATGGTGTCATGTGACATGTCGAACATTGAACTACGCGTCTTAAAATTCCAAAAAGAGCGGTTTGAAATGTTGCGAGGCACGAGTATAAGAAGCGTGCAGCTTCAGGCTTTTGACGATGTTTCACTGACATTTTTGACACAAAACACGTTACCAGCGTTTACGGAAATTCGATTACAAGGGACTTACTTGAATGATTTTAATCACACATTACCATCGActcttcaattaattattttacaaGAAGGATCATGCTCATCAGATTGGCTGTACAGTTTGATGTTAAAACTTTCAACGCTTAATCATGCAGTGCGCGTCTTCTTAGATGAATACGTCGTTTTACAGAGGCGTGAGGCGATTGGGAAATACCCCGAACCGCTAATGCGAGGTGCAGATTTGTCAAGTGTTAAGTTGGAAGTATTAAAGGATTGTCCTGGATTATATGAAACATTACCCACAATGCATATAACCAGTCTGAACATAACTAAAATAGAACACATCGACCTACTGTCACAGACACTGCCCCGTCTCTCCCACTTGCAGCAGCTAAGGATTTGTTTGAACAAGTATGATATGGAGATGAAACTGCCAGAATGTATTAAgtatgtgtttataatttataaaacattgtccCCATCATCACTGCAACAATATGTAAATAATCTGTCTACTATCAAACATAGTGTACAGTGTAAACTGCTGTTCCGTGTGGAAGAGAATGACGATGAATATATGAGAATCAAGCAAGActtttgtgaattaaaatcagTTAATGTCCAACATTTTGAAATTGTGAACAAAAAGGGTACTGTTCGTAGTGCTGCTGCTCTTACACTTTCTGCTACTGCTGATGATTGCGATGACGAGTATGACAAACATTTACTCCGACGAGAGGGGGAATACGTTGACACGAAGCCATGGATTAACTATTGTAAAATTCGTCTGAAGATATTGTACACAGATACCTGTGGTGAAAGTTCTGAAACTCGCGCGTTTTGA
- the LOC127838614 gene encoding uncharacterized protein LOC127838614 isoform X2, which translates to MTPEISKALHHTSIQELNCIGQFDVSSCSYVLPSLSQLTYLRIEDTSFLQDIALPETIQNIVLSKCECSSEWLCSLLISLSSLDHPVECDLWDVVLQLSEDIRGDEAHTHISDLRSQILSHDLSNIEILMNNGSKELFELLRDTSIGILDLRTANCASLASEILHTLNKLTKLYLRGTYTGRCDLRLPASLQCISLVDVKCSSEWLCSLLITLSSLDHPVKCELWNVVLQLSEDIRGDEAHTHISDLRSQILSHDLSNIKILVKNGSRELFELLRDTSIGILKLRTADCASLASEIIHTLNKLTKLYLRGTYTGRCDLRLPASLQCISLQEGEWSSEWLCSLLITLSSLDHPVQCELWDVVLHLSEDIRGDKAHTHISDLRSQILSHDLSNVVIFVKNGGTELFELLRDTSIGSLIVTATDSCTLETIMRRKLSMLKKINLLGTYLTRFEYDVPESLESMYLQDGKCSLELLYSVLIKLAPIKHHVQLDVGDCFVISSNETCATSLNDCVMQLEYSPKVKADVNDSLNTNVSDLHTQMVSCDMSNIELRVLKFQKERFEMLRGTSIRSVQLQAFDDVSLTFLTQNTLPAFTEIRLQGTYLNDFNHTLPSTLQLIILQEGSCSSDWLYSLMLKLSTLNHAVRVFLDEYVVLQRREAIGKYPEPLMRGADLSSVKLEVLKDCPGLYETLPTMHITSLNITKIEHIDLLSQTLPRLSHLQQLRICLNKYDMEMKLPECIKYVFIIYKTLSPSSLQQYVNNLSTIKHSVQCKLLFRVEENDDEYMRIKQDFCELKSVNVQHFEIVNKKGTVRSAAALTLSATADDCDDEYDKHLLRREGEYVDTKPWINYCKIRLKILYTDTCGESSETRAF; encoded by the exons ATGACACCGGAAATAAGTAAAGCACTACATCATACAAGCATACAGGAGCTGAACTGTATCGGACAATTTGACGTATCATCATGTTCCTATGTTCTGCCGTCCCTGTCTCAATTAACATATTTGAGAATAGAAGACACAAGCTTTTTGCAAGACATAGCTCTTCCTGaaacaatacaaaacattgtCTTGTCGAAATGTGAATGTTCATCTgaatggctgtgcagcttgttgatctcgctctcttcattagatcatcctgtcgagtgtgatctgtgggatgttgtattgcagttaagtgaagacatccgtggagacgaagcgcatacacatatatcggacttgcgatctcaaatactgtcacatgac CTGTCCAACATTGAGATATTAATGAACAAcggcagtaaggaactgtttgaactattacgtgatacaagtattggGATCCTAGACCTGAGGACGGCtaattgtgcctcattagcatccgagattcttcacacgctgaatAAGCTAACTAAGCTTTATTTGCGGGGAACCTATACGGGTAGATGTGATCTGAGACTGCCTGCGTCATTGCAATGTATTAGTCTCGTGGATGTCAAATGTTCATCTgaatggctgtgcagcttgttgatcacgctctcttcattagatcatcctgtcaagtgtgagctgtggaatgttgttttgcagttaagtgaagacatccgtggagacgaagcgcatacacatatatcggacttgcgatctcaaatactgtcacatgacctgtCCAACATTAAGATATTAgtgaaaaatggcagtagggaactgtttgaactattacgtgatactaGTATTGGGATCCTTAAACTGAGGACGGCtgattgtgcctcattagcatccgagattaTTCACACGCTAAATAAGCTAACTAAGCTTTATTTGCGGGGAACCTATACTGGTCGGTGTGATCTGAGACTGCCTGCGTCATTGCAATGTATTAGTCTCCAGGAAGGCGAGTggtcatctgagtggctgtgcagcttgttgatcacgctctcttcattagatcatcctgtccagtgtgagctgtgggatgttgtattgcatttaagtgaagacatccgtggagacaaagcgcatacacatatatcggacttgcgatctcaaatactgtcacatgacctgtCCAATGTTGTGATATTCGTGAAAAATGGCGGTAcggaactgtttgaactattacgtgatacaagtatagggagTCTGATCGTTACGGCTACTGATAGTTGTACATTGGAAACAATTATGCGAAGAAAGTTGAGCATGTTAAAAAAGATTAATTTACTTGGAACTTATTTGACACGCTTTGAATATGATGTACCAGAATCCCTAGAGTCGATGTATTTGCAAGATGGGAAGTGCTCATTGGAATTGTTGTACAGTGTCTTAATCAAACTGGCTCCAATAAAACACCATGTGCAATTAGATGTGGGGGACTGCTTCGTGATATCGAGTAATGAAACCTGTGCAACTAGTTTAAACGATTGCGTAATGCAATTGGAATATTCACCAAAAGTTAAAGCTGATGTTAATGATAGTTTGAATACGAATGTGTCTGATTTACATACACAAATGGTGTCATGTGACATGTCGAACATTGAACTACGCGTCTTAAAATTCCAAAAAGAGCGGTTTGAAATGTTGCGAGGCACGAGTATAAGAAGCGTGCAGCTTCAGGCTTTTGACGATGTTTCACTGACATTTTTGACACAAAACACGTTACCAGCGTTTACGGAAATTCGATTACAAGGGACTTACTTGAATGATTTTAATCACACATTACCATCGActcttcaattaattattttacaaGAAGGATCATGCTCATCAGATTGGCTGTACAGTTTGATGTTAAAACTTTCAACGCTTAATCATGCAGTGCGCGTCTTCTTAGATGAATACGTCGTTTTACAGAGGCGTGAGGCGATTGGGAAATACCCCGAACCGCTAATGCGAGGTGCAGATTTGTCAAGTGTTAAGTTGGAAGTATTAAAGGATTGTCCTGGATTATATGAAACATTACCCACAATGCATATAACCAGTCTGAACATAACTAAAATAGAACACATCGACCTACTGTCACAGACACTGCCCCGTCTCTCCCACTTGCAGCAGCTAAGGATTTGTTTGAACAAGTATGATATGGAGATGAAACTGCCAGAATGTATTAAgtatgtgtttataatttataaaacattgtccCCATCATCACTGCAACAATATGTAAATAATCTGTCTACTATCAAACATAGTGTACAGTGTAAACTGCTGTTCCGTGTGGAAGAGAATGACGATGAATATATGAGAATCAAGCAAGActtttgtgaattaaaatcagTTAATGTCCAACATTTTGAAATTGTGAACAAAAAGGGTACTGTTCGTAGTGCTGCTGCTCTTACACTTTCTGCTACTGCTGATGATTGCGATGACGAGTATGACAAACATTTACTCCGACGAGAGGGGGAATACGTTGACACGAAGCCATGGATTAACTATTGTAAAATTCGTCTGAAGATATTGTACACAGATACCTGTGGTGAAAGTTCTGAAACTCGCGCGTTTTGA